AACTCTGGTGGTACACCTTGATCATCAGGATGTAAGTTGGCTTGGGGAACTGGTCACGAAGAAAGAACCCGCCTTTGAAACTGGTCGTGAACTAATCCATCCAATCACCGGGCAGAAAATCCGCACTTTTTACTTGTGGACCTTTGAGCCATCCACACAAACTGCGGCTGTGACGTTAAGGTGGGAAGAGACAAGCGCAGATGGAAGTGTGATTGAGCGATGGGAGATGAACCCCATGCCATTGCATTGTGTGTTTCGATTTGAGATGGAGCATCTGCTAAAACGAGTTGGTTTTTCCATCGAGGCAGTCTATGGCGATTTTTTTAAGAGCGCACTAACCAAAGAGTCTGGGCAAATGATCTGGGTTGTAAGGAACAAGGCGGGCTAACCATGCGCGCAACGGAGCCGCTAACGCAAACCGTAGAAAACACCTAGCGACTGGGCACGCTCGAAAGAACGAATGACCACCCAACCACTTCTCGACATTCGCGATCTCTATCTCGACATCAAAACGTTCGACGGCACATCACATGTGCTCAACGGCGTCAACCTCACGCTGCGGCGCGGCGTCGTCATGGGCTTGGTCGGCGAGACCGGGTGCGGCAAGACGCTCACCGGCTTGTCTATCTCGCGCCTTGTCGCCACGCCACCGGGCAATTATCCACGCGGGGAAATCTGGTTCGATGGGCAAAACGTGATGCGTCTCCCCGAATCGGAAATGCGGAAATTGCGCGGACGCCGCATCGCGATGATTTTCCAAGACCCGGCGACGAACCTCAACCCGGTTTTCAAAATCAGCGAGCAGATGATTGACGTCGCGCTGCACATCGTCGAGCAATCCGGCGACACGAGTTTGCTCGGCAAGTACGCTTCGGCAGGCGGACGCCGGCAAGCGGCGCGTACACGCGCGATTGAATTGCTCGAACACGTTGGCATTGAAGACGCCGCGCGGCGCATTGATGGTTATCCGCACGAGTTCAGCGGAGGGATGCGGCAACGCGTGTTGATCGCGATGGCGCTCCTGGGTCAGCCGCAACTGCTCATCGCGGACGAGCCGACGACCGCGCTCGACGTGTCGGTGCAAGCGCAAATTCTGCGACTGTTCTACGGGCTGGTCAAAGAGTTTCACCTGAGCGTTTTGCTCATCACGCACAACCTGGGTGTTGTCGCGCAGTTGTGCGACGAGGTCGCGGTGATGTACGCCGGCAATATTGTCGAGAGCGGCACGGCGCGGCGCGTGTTCAAGCATCCGAGCCATCCGTACACGCAAGGACTGTTGCGCTCAATTCCAACGCCCCAGACTATGCGCGGTGAACTCCTGGGTGTGCCGGGCAATATCCCAAATCTAATTCATCCGCCGCCGGGTTGTCGCTTTGAACCGCGCTGTCCGCACGCGATGCCCGTGTGCCGCACCGCGTTCCCGGCAACAACATCGCTTGAAACCGCTCATCAAGTCGCGTGCTATTTATATCCAAAAAAATAGTTTTATCCGCGAACAACGCGAATCTTCGCGAATCTTTTCTTGTTTTTTATTCGCGTTATTCGCGTTATTCGCGGACAAAAGAAAAACATGACCGTGTTACTTCAAGTTGAAAATCTCGGTAAACATTATCCTTTGCGCGGTGGAATGTTCACCCGCACCATCGGCACGATTAGAGCGGTGGACGGCGTGAATTTTTCGATTGCGGCAGGGAGCAGTTTCGGTCTCGTCGGCGAATCGGGGTCGGGCAAGAGCACGATTGCGCGCTGCCTCTTGCGTCTCGAAGAACCGTCGTTCGGTCAGGTGCGCTTTAACGGCGTGG
This sequence is a window from Chloroflexota bacterium. Protein-coding genes within it:
- a CDS encoding ABC transporter ATP-binding protein yields the protein MTTQPLLDIRDLYLDIKTFDGTSHVLNGVNLTLRRGVVMGLVGETGCGKTLTGLSISRLVATPPGNYPRGEIWFDGQNVMRLPESEMRKLRGRRIAMIFQDPATNLNPVFKISEQMIDVALHIVEQSGDTSLLGKYASAGGRRQAARTRAIELLEHVGIEDAARRIDGYPHEFSGGMRQRVLIAMALLGQPQLLIADEPTTALDVSVQAQILRLFYGLVKEFHLSVLLITHNLGVVAQLCDEVAVMYAGNIVESGTARRVFKHPSHPYTQGLLRSIPTPQTMRGELLGVPGNIPNLIHPPPGCRFEPRCPHAMPVCRTAFPATTSLETAHQVACYLYPKK